A window of the Egibacter rhizosphaerae genome harbors these coding sequences:
- a CDS encoding cytochrome c oxidase assembly protein, which yields MHAHWDEAGLAFALVVAVLVVAGLVRGVGSRSLRRGIVFAVGWGLLTLALWSPLHEYGHVSFALHMVQHVLMIAIVPPLLLYARVGHALRDVLPRALIRRSGGALRVGSRIRGGMLSGPGRVVIALTHAVVLWTVHTPALYEAALFSSTVHHIEHLALLASAYAVWWAVMTGPASRIGGSVLGLAVSGAAGGVLATLIIVSPEPWTEAHNPHVVGFAISLLEDQQLGGGVMVLVGSVVWTLAAAVCFVRWLRAIERRQAARDRVDRREVPSP from the coding sequence ATGCACGCGCACTGGGACGAGGCAGGTCTGGCCTTCGCACTCGTGGTCGCCGTCTTGGTGGTCGCTGGCCTCGTGCGCGGTGTCGGCAGTCGATCGCTGCGCCGCGGGATCGTGTTCGCGGTGGGGTGGGGACTGTTGACGCTCGCGTTGTGGTCCCCGTTGCACGAATACGGACACGTGTCGTTCGCGCTGCACATGGTGCAGCACGTGCTCATGATCGCGATCGTGCCCCCCCTGCTGTTGTACGCGCGTGTCGGGCACGCGCTTCGTGATGTGCTCCCACGCGCCCTGATCCGGCGGAGCGGCGGCGCGTTGCGCGTGGGCAGCCGCATCCGCGGTGGCATGTTGAGCGGGCCGGGACGAGTCGTCATCGCCTTGACCCACGCGGTCGTGCTGTGGACGGTCCATACCCCGGCGCTCTACGAAGCGGCGCTGTTCTCGTCCACGGTGCACCACATCGAGCACCTCGCGTTGCTCGCGAGTGCCTACGCGGTCTGGTGGGCGGTCATGACAGGGCCGGCGTCCCGCATCGGTGGCAGCGTGCTCGGGCTCGCGGTGAGCGGGGCGGCCGGCGGGGTGCTCGCGACTTTGATCATCGTGTCCCCGGAACCGTGGACGGAGGCCCACAACCCGCATGTGGTCGGGTTCGCGATCTCCCTGCTCGAGGATCAGCAGCTCGGTGGTGGGGTCATGGTGCTGGTCGGCAGCGTCGTCTGGACGTTGGCGGCGGCTGTCTGTTTCGTCCGCTGGTTACGGGCGATCGAGCGGCGGCAGGCGGCGCGTGATCGCGTCGACCGCCGTGAGGTCCCGTCGCCGTGA
- a CDS encoding IlvD/Edd family dehydratase, producing MVNELRSRGWFGLSGKNGFIHRSWLKNHGTPHEMFDGRPVIGIANSWSELTPCNAHLRQLAEKVKHGVYQASGYPLEFPTMSLGETIMRPTTMLYRNLMSMDVEESIRANPLDGVVLLAGCDKTTPAQLMGAASVDVPSLMVTGGPMLNGKFRGGELGSGTDVWRFSEEVRAGRMSAEDFVDAEACMSRSNGHCMTMGTASTMACLVEALGMQLPGSAAIPAVDARRYTLAEMAGRRIVDMVHEDLRPSDVMVREAFENAIKVNAAIGGSTNAIVHLAALAGRLGVPLEMEDFDVLPRDIPTLVNLMPSGDYLMEDFYYAGGLPAVMRELLDSLHREVITVSGATVEANVGDADCWDQRVIKDFNQPLQPADTGTAVLRGNLAPDGALLKQSAASPALMKHRGPALVFDSIEEYDAAIEDPDLDATADTVLIVRYAGPRGYPGMPEIGNLALPRKLLEQGVQDMVRISDARMSGTSYGTVVLHAAPEAAVGGGLAFVRTGDMVELDVPARTLLLDVGDGELDRRRASWSAPPSPHQRGYAHLYAEHVLQADKGADLDFLVGASGREVPRRPF from the coding sequence ATGGTGAACGAGTTGCGTAGCAGGGGATGGTTCGGGCTCTCGGGGAAGAACGGGTTCATCCACCGTTCCTGGCTGAAGAACCACGGAACTCCCCACGAAATGTTCGACGGGCGTCCCGTCATCGGCATCGCCAACAGTTGGTCCGAGCTGACGCCGTGCAATGCGCACCTTCGTCAGCTGGCTGAGAAGGTGAAGCACGGCGTGTACCAGGCGAGCGGATACCCGCTCGAGTTTCCGACGATGTCGCTGGGCGAGACGATCATGCGCCCCACGACCATGCTCTACCGCAATCTCATGAGCATGGACGTGGAGGAGTCGATCCGAGCGAACCCGCTCGACGGTGTCGTTCTCCTCGCAGGATGCGACAAGACCACGCCGGCACAGCTCATGGGCGCTGCGAGCGTGGACGTGCCCTCGCTCATGGTCACCGGCGGGCCGATGCTCAACGGGAAGTTCCGCGGGGGTGAGCTCGGCTCTGGGACCGACGTGTGGCGGTTCAGCGAGGAGGTTCGCGCGGGCCGCATGTCGGCGGAGGACTTCGTCGATGCGGAGGCCTGCATGTCGAGGAGCAACGGGCACTGCATGACGATGGGCACCGCATCGACGATGGCCTGTCTCGTGGAGGCGCTCGGGATGCAGCTCCCGGGGTCGGCGGCCATCCCGGCCGTGGACGCGCGTCGCTACACGCTGGCCGAGATGGCGGGTCGACGCATCGTCGACATGGTCCACGAGGACCTGCGGCCATCCGACGTGATGGTTCGCGAGGCGTTCGAGAACGCGATCAAGGTGAACGCGGCCATCGGAGGATCGACCAATGCGATCGTGCACCTAGCGGCGCTCGCGGGTCGGCTCGGGGTTCCGCTCGAGATGGAGGACTTCGATGTCCTGCCCCGGGACATCCCCACGTTGGTCAACCTCATGCCGAGCGGTGACTACCTGATGGAGGACTTCTACTACGCCGGTGGCCTGCCCGCGGTCATGCGAGAGCTGCTCGACAGCCTGCACCGCGAAGTGATCACCGTATCGGGCGCCACGGTGGAAGCGAACGTCGGTGACGCTGACTGCTGGGATCAGCGCGTGATCAAGGACTTCAATCAGCCGCTGCAGCCTGCCGACACGGGGACCGCCGTCCTGCGCGGGAACTTGGCGCCGGACGGGGCGCTCCTGAAGCAGTCGGCCGCCTCACCCGCGCTCATGAAGCACCGGGGTCCGGCCCTCGTGTTCGACAGCATCGAGGAGTACGACGCGGCCATCGAGGACCCGGACCTGGACGCAACCGCCGACACGGTGCTGATCGTGCGGTATGCGGGGCCTCGGGGATACCCGGGAATGCCGGAGATCGGCAATCTGGCCTTGCCTCGCAAGCTTCTCGAGCAAGGCGTGCAGGACATGGTGCGGATCTCGGACGCGCGGATGAGCGGGACCTCGTACGGGACGGTCGTCCTGCACGCGGCCCCGGAAGCCGCCGTGGGTGGTGGGCTCGCGTTCGTTCGCACCGGCGACATGGTCGAGCTCGACGTCCCGGCGCGCACGTTGCTGCTCGACGTGGGGGACGGCGAGCTCGACCGTCGGCGTGCGAGCTGGTCGGCACCGCCCTCGCCCCACCAGCGGGGCTACGCCCATCTGTATGCCGAGCACGTCCTGCAGGCCGACAAGGGCGCCGACCTCGACTTCCTCGTGGGTGCTAGCGGGCGCGAGGTGCCGCGCCGTCCGTTCTGA
- the araA gene encoding L-arabinose isomerase, producing the protein MQPRLHDELEVWFLTGSQSLYGEQTLQEVAEQSQRISETIDEVLGCKLRMVAKPLLTTSDAIRRQCIDATSTDACVGVIAWMHTFSPAKMWIAGLNRLQKPLLHLHTQANESLPWSAIDMDFMNLNQAAHGDREFGYIQTRMGLARKIVAGHVADPTVASRLESWGRAAIGWHTSQSLRLARFGDNMRGVAVTEGDKVGAEMQFGVSVQAYGVNDLVEAVEAAPAVEIDALVSEYDERYSVASELRGGGERHESLRYAARQELGLRSFLEGGGFTAFTTNFEDLGALRQLPGLAVQRLMADGYGFGGEGDWKTSVLLRILKAMSVGRDGGTSFMEDYTYHLGPGEQKILGAHMLEVCPSITDETPSLEIHPLSIGGREDPVRLVFNARPAPAFVVGLADLGDRFRLTANEIEVIEPDEPLPKLPVARAVWKPQPDLATSAESWLLAGAPHHTVLSSAVGREALNDFAEMVGAELVMIDADTSVQRIAKELRWNQAYHRLAQGL; encoded by the coding sequence ATCCAGCCCAGGCTCCACGACGAGCTCGAGGTGTGGTTCCTCACGGGGAGCCAGTCCCTCTACGGCGAGCAGACGTTGCAGGAGGTAGCTGAGCAGTCCCAGCGGATCTCGGAAACGATCGACGAGGTGCTCGGATGCAAGCTGCGCATGGTGGCCAAACCCCTCCTGACCACCAGCGACGCCATCCGGCGTCAGTGCATCGACGCGACGTCGACTGATGCGTGCGTCGGAGTTATTGCCTGGATGCACACCTTCTCGCCCGCCAAGATGTGGATCGCGGGCCTCAACCGCTTGCAGAAGCCACTGTTGCATCTGCACACCCAGGCCAACGAGTCGTTGCCTTGGTCCGCGATCGATATGGACTTCATGAACCTGAACCAGGCAGCCCACGGCGACCGAGAGTTCGGGTACATCCAGACCCGTATGGGTCTCGCCCGCAAGATCGTGGCCGGGCACGTCGCCGACCCCACCGTCGCGTCCCGCCTGGAATCCTGGGGACGCGCTGCCATCGGCTGGCATACGTCTCAGAGCCTGCGGCTAGCACGCTTCGGTGACAACATGCGCGGTGTGGCGGTGACCGAGGGCGACAAGGTCGGTGCGGAGATGCAGTTCGGTGTCTCGGTCCAGGCCTATGGCGTCAACGACTTGGTCGAGGCCGTCGAGGCAGCCCCTGCCGTCGAGATCGATGCGTTGGTCTCCGAGTACGACGAGCGTTACAGCGTCGCATCCGAGCTGCGCGGCGGCGGCGAGCGACACGAGTCGCTGCGCTACGCTGCCCGGCAGGAGCTCGGCCTGCGCTCGTTCCTCGAAGGCGGTGGCTTCACCGCCTTTACCACCAACTTCGAGGACCTTGGCGCCTTGCGCCAGCTGCCCGGGCTGGCCGTCCAGCGGCTCATGGCCGATGGGTATGGCTTCGGCGGCGAAGGGGACTGGAAGACGTCCGTGCTGCTACGGATCCTGAAGGCGATGTCGGTCGGACGCGATGGCGGCACGTCGTTCATGGAGGACTACACCTACCACCTGGGTCCGGGGGAGCAGAAAATCCTCGGTGCCCACATGCTCGAGGTCTGCCCCTCGATCACCGACGAGACACCGAGCCTGGAGATCCACCCGCTGAGCATCGGCGGCCGTGAGGATCCGGTCCGATTGGTATTCAACGCGCGGCCCGCCCCCGCTTTCGTGGTCGGCCTTGCCGACCTGGGGGACCGCTTCCGGCTCACCGCGAACGAGATCGAGGTCATCGAGCCCGACGAGCCCCTGCCCAAGCTGCCAGTCGCGCGAGCAGTCTGGAAACCGCAACCGGACCTGGCGACCTCGGCCGAGTCGTGGCTGCTCGCGGGAGCGCCTCACCATACCGTGCTCAGCTCGGCGGTCGGCAGGGAAGCGCTGAATGACTTCGCGGAGATGGTCGGCGCCGAGCTTGTGATGATCGACGCCGACACAAGCGTGCAGCGCATCGCCAAGGAGCTGCGATGGAACCAGGCCTACCATCGGCTGGCGCAGGGCCTCTGA
- a CDS encoding LacI family DNA-binding transcriptional regulator, whose amino-acid sequence MNEKLAAGESEAPAQPRGKNRDRRYAVMGDVAALAGVSQMTVSRVINERAGVRAETRARVLAAMQELHYRPNAAARVLVTGRSKTLGVVSFDTTLYGPASTLYHLELAARAADYFVSVAPMRTLDSQSVNEAVEYLRRQAVDGIVLIAPQRATVEALRKLAIDLPVVVVEGGAGGGSPVAAVDQYAGGTRVTQHLLSLGHETVWHISGPEDWLEAQGRRRAWQDTLVAADREVPPPLVGDWGARSGYEHGRALAAARATAIFVGNDQMALGVLRALREADLQVPDDVSVVGFDDVPEAAYFSPPLTTVRQDFGELGRVSLDLLIRQVEGEQLDSHYAMIEPDLVLRESSGPPPTHLGSARNRG is encoded by the coding sequence ATGAACGAGAAGCTGGCGGCGGGCGAATCGGAGGCGCCGGCCCAGCCACGTGGTAAGAACCGCGATCGTCGGTACGCGGTGATGGGGGACGTGGCGGCACTCGCCGGCGTCTCGCAGATGACCGTCTCACGCGTGATCAACGAGCGTGCGGGAGTGCGAGCCGAGACCCGCGCGCGAGTGCTCGCCGCCATGCAGGAGCTGCACTACCGGCCCAATGCGGCGGCCCGCGTCTTGGTGACCGGCCGCTCGAAGACGTTGGGTGTGGTCAGCTTCGACACTACCTTGTACGGGCCGGCGTCGACGTTGTACCACCTCGAACTGGCCGCCCGCGCCGCCGATTACTTCGTCAGCGTTGCCCCTATGCGAACTCTCGATTCGCAGTCCGTGAATGAAGCCGTTGAGTATCTGCGCCGGCAGGCCGTCGACGGCATCGTGCTCATCGCTCCCCAGAGAGCTACCGTGGAAGCACTGCGCAAGCTCGCGATCGACCTGCCCGTCGTTGTGGTCGAGGGGGGTGCCGGTGGCGGTTCCCCCGTGGCTGCCGTGGACCAATACGCGGGCGGCACGCGGGTGACCCAGCACCTGCTCTCGCTGGGGCACGAGACGGTGTGGCACATCTCCGGACCTGAGGACTGGCTGGAAGCTCAAGGACGGCGTCGAGCTTGGCAGGACACCCTAGTGGCTGCGGATCGGGAGGTCCCCCCGCCCCTCGTCGGGGACTGGGGCGCGCGCTCGGGCTACGAGCACGGCCGGGCCCTGGCAGCCGCAAGAGCGACGGCCATCTTCGTCGGCAACGACCAGATGGCGTTGGGGGTGTTGCGTGCCTTGCGTGAGGCCGACCTGCAGGTCCCCGACGACGTAAGCGTGGTCGGCTTCGACGACGTCCCCGAGGCCGCGTACTTCTCCCCGCCCCTGACTACTGTTCGCCAGGATTTCGGTGAGTTGGGACGCGTCAGCCTGGACCTTCTGATCCGGCAGGTGGAGGGCGAGCAACTCGACTCCCACTACGCGATGATCGAGCCCGACTTAGTGCTACGTGAAAGTAGCGGTCCACCACCGACCCACCTCGGCTCGGCTCGCAACCGCGGGTAA